In Prionailurus viverrinus isolate Anna chromosome C2, UM_Priviv_1.0, whole genome shotgun sequence, one DNA window encodes the following:
- the LOC125174472 gene encoding ubiquitin-like protein FUBI: protein MQLFVCAWELYTSRSPDRRQTVAQIKAHVASLEGIASEDQVVLLAGMPLEDEATLDQCGLKALTTLEVAGHMLGGKVHGLLAHVGKVRQQTSKVVKQEKKKTSRAKQWMQYNQSLVNIVPPFGKKGPMPSLKSIKTDIEGPQG from the exons ATGCAGCTCTTTGTCTGTGCCTGGGAGCTATACACCTCAAGGTCACCAGACAGGAGACAGACGGTTGCTCAGATCAAGGCTCATGTAGCCTCTCTGGAGGGCATCGCTTCAGAAGATCAAGTCGTACTTCTGGCAGGCATGCCCCTAGAGGATGAGGCTACCCTAGATCAGTGTGGACTGAAGGCTCTGACCACCCTGGAAGTAGCTGGCCACATGCTTGGAGGTAAAGTCCATGGTCTCCTGGCCCATGTTGGGAAAGTAAGACAGCAGACTTCCAAAGTGGtcaaacaggagaaaaagaagacaagccGAGCCAAGCAGTGGATGCAGTACAACCAGAGCTTAGTCAATATTGTGCCCCCCTTTGGCAAGAAGGGCCCAATGCCAAGTCTTAAATCCATT AAAACAGACATAGAGGGACCTCAGGGATAA